CATCGGGTATTTTCTTCAGTTCGCTCGCCACCACTTCTGCCATCTGCCGTATGGTGTGATTGCCTGTTTTATCGCTCCAGAGCGTGATGCCGAGAATGGGAACGTCGTCGATGGAGCGCGTTTTAATCATCGGCATAGTGGCACCTTGCGGCATACGGTCCATATTCTTAATAAGTTCGTTGTAGAGGTTTACAAGCGAGTTTTCCACGTTTTCCCCCACATAGAACTGAACCGTGAGCATTGCCATACCGTTCATCGAAGTGGAATACACGTCTTCCACTCCTTTGATGTTCGATACGATTTTCTCTATCGGTTCAGAAATCGAATGTTCAACTTCTTTCGGTGATGCCCCGGGATAGCCTATCATAATGTCTGCCATCGGAACATCGATTTGTGGTTCTTCTTCTCTCGGAATCATATAAATGCTGAACAATCCAAGGAGAAGGAACGAAATCATTAGCAGGATGCTGAGCTTTGAAGTTAGAAAAGCTCCGGCAATTTTTCCTGAAATTCCTTTTTCTGCCATAATGCTGTCTTATCTTGTAATCTTTACTTTCTTTCCGTTGTATAATTCTCCGTTGAGCTGGTCGATGATTTGCTCGCTTCCGTCAAGTCCTGATACTACTTCCACCATATTTCCGAAACTCTTTCCGAGTTTGATCCAATGCAGGATGGCACGGTTTTCTTTGTTCACGACATAGACACCCGTGAGCTGTTCCTTTCTCACAATGGAAGAATTGCAGACCATCAATGCTGTTTTTTCCATCTTGGGTGTTTTGGCTGCGAGATGAATGGTGGCGTACATACCCGACTTCAATCCTTGTTTTCCCAAGGAATTAAGGGAAATCTTTACGGTGTATTGCCCATCCGTCATCGATGCCGAAGGGCTTATCTCGTAGACATAGCCCTGTAATTGCTGGTCGAGCGACTTTATTTCGACTTTCGCCGGAGTGCCTGTTTTCACATAGGGAATGTAGAGTTCAGGCACATTTGCAGTAACTACGAGGTCGCCCGACTGCTCTATGGCAAGCATAGGGCTGCCTGGTGTTGCGATGCTTCCCGCATCAATCATCTTTTGCGATACTATGCCTGAGAACGGTGCTCGTATCTGTGTGTAGGCATTTGTGGAACTTACCTCTCTCAAACTCTGTTGTGCCATCTGGAGTTTTGCCTTCATCGATGTACGGTTCAGCTCCATATTCTCTAATTCCTTGTCTGAAACGCTGTTCTGCTCGTGCAGCGTTTTGTAGCGTTGATAGTCTCTTTCGGCACTTTGATAGGCTGCATTGGCTTCGGCAACCATACTCCTTACTTGCTCGGTCTTGGCATTGAGGTCGGCACTGTTGATGGAAATGAGCAGTTGTCCTTTCTTAACTGCATCTCCTTGTCTCACATATATCCTTTCTATAAGCCCCATAACCCTTGTGCTGACCATTGCTGTTTGTCGTGCAGCCACCGAACCGCTCACCGATATGCCTTCTGTCTGTTGCATAGATGGCGAATAGGTCTTTACTGCAAGAGCTGTTTCGTTTGTTTGCGGCTTGCCGTTGTCGTGCTTGCAAGACAATAGTGAGCCGATGATGGTAAGTGCATAGAATGCTTTTGTAAAAGTTTTCATTGTCCGTAGAATTATTTATGATGGAGAGTTTCTCGCTCCACGAATTATTTGTT
The Prevotella sp. HUN102 genome window above contains:
- a CDS encoding efflux RND transporter periplasmic adaptor subunit, producing MKTFTKAFYALTIIGSLLSCKHDNGKPQTNETALAVKTYSPSMQQTEGISVSGSVAARQTAMVSTRVMGLIERIYVRQGDAVKKGQLLISINSADLNAKTEQVRSMVAEANAAYQSAERDYQRYKTLHEQNSVSDKELENMELNRTSMKAKLQMAQQSLREVSSTNAYTQIRAPFSGIVSQKMIDAGSIATPGSPMLAIEQSGDLVVTANVPELYIPYVKTGTPAKVEIKSLDQQLQGYVYEISPSASMTDGQYTVKISLNSLGKQGLKSGMYATIHLAAKTPKMEKTALMVCNSSIVRKEQLTGVYVVNKENRAILHWIKLGKSFGNMVEVVSGLDGSEQIIDQLNGELYNGKKVKITR